The genomic segment AAGACCACATAGTAGGCACCGGCTTGGGCAGCACGATCGCTCAATCTATCGTGCGCAACAGACTAACGACGCCTGTGGTCGAAATCGGCATCGGACAATATGGTGCTTCAGACGAGCACGACAATCTTCTCAGGAAATACGGGTTGGATGTGGACTCTCTGGTTAGGACCGTAAAAGAGCATATTTGATCTGAAAATCTAACACGTGTACTCTCTTCGACTGATTATTTCGCATCACTGCAGTACGAGTCGTTTTCAAGTTTTTCCTCGATCCCCTTGACCGTAAAAGGATATGGCAAAACGCAGCGCAATAAGTAGATGAAAAAACCTTACCGGTACCTTGACCACACCGCCGATCTGGGCATTGAAATCTCCGGACATGGGCTCGAGGATCTATTCGCGAATATCGGACGGGCGATATTTGAGACCCAGATCATCGGCACCATCCGGGCAAGTAAAGAAAGATCGATAGATCTCACTAGCGACTCGCTCGACGAACTTACCATCGATTGGTGCCGGGAATTACTCTATGTTTTCTCGGTTGAAGGTTTCATTCCCAAAAAATACACGATCCGAATAAAGGAACAATCGTTACAGGCCCACCTGTTCGGTGATGAATTCGACACAAAACGCCATCGCGTGAGAATCGAAATAAAAAAACCCACTTACCATAATTTTTTACTGGAAGAAAAAAAGGGTGTGTACAAAACCAGTATCATTTTTGACGTATGAAGGGAAGCACAAGGGGTCATATTGTATCCGTCCTCCTGTTCCTCATGCTCATCACCCCTGTATCACAGGCGGAGA from the candidate division WOR-3 bacterium genome contains:
- a CDS encoding archease, whose product is MKKPYRYLDHTADLGIEISGHGLEDLFANIGRAIFETQIIGTIRASKERSIDLTSDSLDELTIDWCRELLYVFSVEGFIPKKYTIRIKEQSLQAHLFGDEFDTKRHRVRIEIKKPTYHNFLLEEKKGVYKTSIIFDV